A section of the Candidatus Baltobacteraceae bacterium genome encodes:
- a CDS encoding DUF255 domain-containing protein, with protein sequence MNDFRFSPRPNRASEIGWMPWGTDAFERARSEDKPILLSISAVWCHWCHVMDETSYSDPGVIAAINERFVPVRVDNDRRPDVNARYNMGGWPTTAFLSPDGSTLTGATYLPPAQMRRALDEIANFYTEQKGALAERALEMRSQRATYRPSSRDDLRESMIVRLTEELLESYDDEYGGFGDAPKFPQPEMLEYLLAEWRLSREQRLYEVVAKTMLGMSRGGMYDHVEGGFFRYSTTRDWSVPHFEKMAEDHAGLLRVLGQLVLFGSAADFRATLVSAYSYLRDVLRDPQTGLFAGSQDADEEYYTLPLEERRAHGAPYVDRTSYTNWTCGLAGALAWTARALDDDAILAQALQCLDYVHDTMRDDDGLAYHFIEPGGRPRVRGLLTDQVAYLRALLDAHETSGERRFLERAEALARATTARFAAEDGGFYDRTGGETLGRLDIADRPLVDNGLLAESLLRLASLTGDGSWRDAAEQTLALFARTYAAGGPFAAPYARALRRYLCPEAVVRIVGDAQSTGDFREAAIRLPSPFVSIRTAPSGADQSLPDEPRPAAYVCAGTACGSPATDPAGIRAAYDDLSAVKHRA encoded by the coding sequence ATGAATGACTTTCGATTCTCTCCCCGCCCCAATCGCGCGAGCGAAATCGGCTGGATGCCCTGGGGTACGGATGCTTTCGAGCGCGCGCGTTCGGAGGACAAACCGATTCTGCTGTCCATTTCGGCGGTGTGGTGTCACTGGTGCCACGTGATGGACGAAACGTCGTACTCCGATCCCGGCGTCATCGCCGCGATCAACGAACGATTCGTTCCAGTGCGCGTCGACAACGACCGCCGTCCCGACGTCAACGCCCGGTACAACATGGGTGGTTGGCCGACGACGGCGTTTCTGTCGCCAGACGGTTCCACCTTAACCGGCGCGACGTATCTGCCGCCGGCGCAAATGCGCCGCGCGCTCGACGAGATCGCGAACTTCTACACCGAGCAGAAAGGTGCGCTCGCCGAGCGGGCGCTCGAGATGCGCTCGCAGCGCGCGACGTATCGTCCCTCGTCGCGGGACGATCTGCGCGAAAGCATGATCGTCCGTCTCACCGAGGAGCTGCTCGAATCGTACGACGACGAGTACGGCGGTTTCGGCGACGCTCCGAAGTTTCCGCAGCCGGAAATGCTCGAGTACTTGCTCGCGGAATGGCGTCTTTCGCGCGAACAGCGCCTGTACGAGGTGGTTGCGAAAACGATGCTGGGCATGTCGCGCGGCGGAATGTACGATCACGTCGAGGGTGGGTTCTTCCGCTATTCGACGACGCGCGACTGGTCGGTGCCGCACTTCGAAAAGATGGCCGAAGATCACGCCGGACTGCTGCGCGTTCTAGGGCAGCTCGTGCTGTTCGGTTCCGCGGCCGACTTCCGCGCGACGCTCGTGTCCGCATATTCGTATCTTCGCGACGTTTTGCGCGATCCGCAGACGGGACTGTTCGCGGGGAGCCAAGATGCCGACGAGGAGTATTACACGTTGCCGCTGGAGGAACGCCGCGCGCACGGCGCTCCGTACGTCGATCGCACGTCCTACACGAACTGGACCTGCGGACTTGCCGGCGCGCTGGCGTGGACTGCGCGCGCGCTCGACGACGACGCAATCCTCGCCCAAGCGCTGCAATGTCTGGATTACGTTCACGACACGATGCGTGACGACGACGGACTGGCGTATCACTTCATCGAGCCGGGAGGGAGGCCGCGCGTTCGCGGCCTGCTGACCGACCAAGTCGCCTATTTGCGCGCGCTGCTCGACGCGCACGAAACGTCCGGCGAGCGGCGCTTCCTCGAGCGGGCCGAGGCGTTGGCGCGTGCAACGACGGCGCGCTTCGCCGCCGAGGACGGCGGATTCTACGACCGGACCGGCGGCGAAACGCTCGGCCGCCTCGACATCGCCGACCGGCCCCTCGTCGATAACGGGCTGCTTGCCGAGTCGCTGCTGCGGCTCGCGAGCCTTACCGGCGACGGGTCGTGGCGGGACGCCGCGGAGCAAACGCTCGCGCTCTTCGCCCGGACGTATGCGGCGGGCGGCCCCTTCGCGGCGCCGTACGCCCGGGCGCTGCGTCGCTATCTCTGCCCCGAGGCCGTCGTCCGCATCGTCGGCGATGCCCAAAGCACCGGTGACTTCCGCGAGGCGGCAATCCGCCTGCCCAGTCCGTTCGTGTCGATCCGTACCGCACCGTCGGGTGCGGACCAGAGCTTGCCCGACGAGCCTCGACCGGCGGCGTACGTCTGCGCGGGAACCGCCTGCGGAAGCCCGGCCACCGATCCGGCCGGCATCCGGGCGGCCTACGACGACCTCTCGGCGGTGAAACACCGCGCATAG
- a CDS encoding lmo0937 family membrane protein, translating to MASVVNVDVVVIHDDHHTTWRSQPRIVHSTEDNRNVTDVGKAVTLMAGILWAIIVILFIVWLIGFFAVHLTGGLIHIALAVAVVLLIINLFSGRGARV from the coding sequence GTGGCATCCGTGGTCAACGTCGACGTCGTCGTCATCCACGACGACCATCACACAACCTGGCGCTCCCAACCAAGGATCGTCCACTCAACAGAAGACAACCGTAACGTCACCGACGTAGGGAAGGCAGTAACACTTATGGCAGGCATCCTCTGGGCGATCATCGTTATACTCTTCATCGTGTGGCTCATCGGGTTCTTTGCGGTGCATCTCACCGGTGGCCTAATCCACATCGCGCTGGCGGTTGCCGTGGTCCTGCTGATCATCAACCTGTTCAGCGGTCGAGGCGCGAGGGTGTAG